The Micromonas commoda chromosome 16, complete sequence genome has a window encoding:
- a CDS encoding predicted protein: protein MASHTKALVATCAELTATQIKSLMSVSADIAALNHDRFQNFESAPAKQCAYAFDGPAYRALRIESMTTPQVRFAQKHIRILSGLNGLLRPLDAIKPYRLEMGTKLVTNRGANLYEFWGDAICDAVVEDVRALAPAEGRFVVNVASQEYFKSVVEKTLKQRGVAVVTCAFPGPAVHAKAARGAMCRYVVLNEVTDVEGLKGFAGNDGEWKFASEHCPDGAGSESVTLTFHRTNVANVAKKKKGVASGGGAKGKRPTAATTAAGAKRTRGKK, encoded by the coding sequence ATGGCGTCGCACACCAAagcgctcgtcgccacctgcgccgagctcaccgcgacgcAGATCAAGTCCCTCATGTCCGTCAGCGCcgacatcgcggcgctcaaccACGACAGGTTCCAAAACTTcgagtccgcgcccgcgaagcAGTGCGCGTACGCCTTCGACGGACCCGCGTACAGGGCGCTGAGGATCGAGTCCATGACGACACCCCAAGTGCGGTTCGCGCAGAAGCACATTCGCATCCTCTCCGGGCTGAACGGGTTACTCCGCCCGCTGGACGCCATCAAGCCGTACAGGCTCGAGATGGGCACCAAGCTCGTCACGAACAGGGGCGCCAACTTGTACGAGTTCTGGGGCGACGCCATatgcgacgccgtcgtcgaagacGTGCGGGCGTTGGCACCTGCAGAGGGTCGATTCGTCGTCAACGTCGCGTCCCAAGAGTACTTCAAGTCGGTCGTCGAGAAGACGCTCAAGCAgaggggcgtcgccgtggtgaCGTGCGCGTTCCCCGGCCCGGCCGTGCACGCGAAAGCCGCGAGAGGCGCGATGTGCAGGTACGTCGTGCTGAACGAGGTCACGGACGTGGAGGGACTCAAGGGATTCGCGGGTAACGACGGGGAGTGGAAGTTCGCGTCCGAACATTGTCCAgacggcgccgggagcgAGTCGGTCACGCTGACGTTTCATCGGACGAACGTGGCGAATgtcgcgaagaagaagaagggggtggcgtccggcggcggcgcgaaggggaagaggccgacggcggcgaccacggcggcgggcgccaagcGAACGAGGGGCAAGAAGTGA